A region of the Jaculus jaculus isolate mJacJac1 chromosome 10, mJacJac1.mat.Y.cur, whole genome shotgun sequence genome:
tttttttcttcctgtttttggaACTGTTTAAGCCTGTAGGTAGTGTTTTGCTGCAACTTGATAAAACTGGGAAAGAGCAAAAATAATTCCCAGCTGTGGAGAGGATCTATTTACTATTTCTTTCCAGTTTTGCTCATCTTTGATTTATCTTTTTACATTATAGGAAGCTTATGTGCAGAAAATGGTGAAAGTGTGCAATGACTCCGACCGGTGGAGTCTTATTTCCCTGTCAAACAACAGTGGCAAAAATGTGGAACTGAAATTTGTGGATTCTCTCCGGAGGCAATTTGAATTCAGTGTAGATTCTTTCCAAATCAAGTTAGACTCCCTTCTCCTCTTTTACGAATGCTCGGAGAACCCAATGACTGAAACATTTCATCCCACAATAATCGGTGAGAGCGTCTATGGCGATTTTCACGAAGCCTTTGATCACCTTTGCAACAAGATTATTGCCACCAGGAACCCAGAGGAGATCAGAGGGGGAGGCCTGCTTAAATACTGCAACCTCTTAGTGAGGGGCTTTCGGCCTGCCTCTGATGAGATCAAGACCCTCCAGAGGTATATGTGTTCCAGGTTTTTTATCGACTTCTCAGACATTGGAGAGCAGCAGAGAAAACTGGAGTCCTACTTGCAGAACCATTTCGTGGGATTGGAAGACCGCAAGTATGAGTATCTCATGACCCTTCACGGAGTGGTGAATGAAAGTACAGTGTGCCTGATGGGACATGAGAGGAGACAGACTTTAAACCTTATCACCATGCTGGCCATCCGGGTGCTAGCTGACCAAAATGTCATCCCTAACGTGGCTAATGTCACTTGCTATTATCAGCCGGCCCCTTATGTCGCAGATGCTAACTTTAGCAATTACTACATTGCACAAGTTCAGCCAGTGTTCACATGCCAGCAGCAGACGTACTCCACTTGGCTACCCTGCAATTAAGAATCATTTTAGAATGTTCAATAGGGAAGCCATTTCAgaaaagctggggggggggggagaaaaaaaatgagtgaccAGCCCTAATTAGGGACGTGTTTTGTGCAATGATGATCCACTCCTGAGTTTAAGTTTGGCAGACTATGGATCTTCCCATTGGTCTGGGAGCATGATCTCAACTGATGGCCCTCCCAAGCTCCCCATATTCTCTTAACCCAATTGGAGTCTTGTCTTGGAACAAAAGAGGCCTGTTATTAAAAGCACCTAAGTTCTCTTAAGATAATATGGGAATGAAAACTGCTTGATGACAATATGGGTTTGCAATAACTGCTCCCATTGCTTTGCTGTAGGGGAAGGGGAATGGAGAGAAATTTAACCTGGAATTTTCCAAAAGGaaaagatggaggaggagaggTGTCATACCACCTTCCTTACCAGTTCAGGAGTTTAGAGAGTAAAGATAGGATTTGGAACAGGGACTCCCCAGTGGATGGCCATCTGTGTCTGCAGGAAGTGCTGTCTGTGGAGGGCTCCTGTTGTCTCACAGAATCAGCTCGCACCAAATGAACAGTAATAGGTTGGTGCAGCTCTCTTTAGCAAACAGCAGAACTTACGATGATACGACCCATCAGTTCCAGCTGCATGCATAGCTCTGATTGTTAAAATGTGAAAATGCAAGCAGAAGCAGctgcagcaacaaaaataagctcCAGGACCAAAGATTTAACATAAAATTCCCAAGTAGGAGAGAAATAATAGCATATATAAAGAGTTACTATATTTGTTACACACCAGTATACATCAAAGTGCCTGTTGTTTTCTGAAAATTTGaagttgaaaaattattttatgatttaaTGAGCTTTATTTTATCAGGGacttaaaaagaagataaaaccACATATAAGCTTGTGAAAGGTGGAGAAAATGCCCTATTTTCTTGGAAAATACCTGTAAAAATGATATTGTTGGTGTAATGTTATCataggtacatgtgtgtatattatgtgtgtatattacatatatttgtatatacacaCTACCTTCACTATGACCTAAAATAGTTATCAAATAGGAAATATTTAAATGTGTGTTTCTGTTTTCAGTAGGGTCACATGACACATGGGCATACTGCAATGATGAATTAAAATCCTTATCTAAAATATTAAAGCAAATGAAGGAGGGGAAACTAGTAATATATTAGAGAAGagattatacatttttattgagaatttttttttctttttctgtgagccAGGGTATTCCACAAATGGGAGAAGATTTGGTAGAATACTTTTTATGTTGAGCTGCCATTTTGAAAGTTTGAGccccttttaaaaaacaattgcaTGCCTTCAAGATGTATACTTGTGGATCTAGGGGTTAACGGTAGGTTACTTAAATCCATAATGTCTTAAAAGAATTTCTGGTGATCTGAGCACtacttattaatatttaaatgaaTTTACAA
Encoded here:
- the Tent5a gene encoding terminal nucleotidyltransferase 5A isoform X1 is translated as MHQRYFWTDQGQVAFGGRYMAEGEGYFAMAEDELAGGPYIPLGGGGGDFSVGDFGGGGGGSGSLGGHCLDYCESPTAHCNVLSWEQVQRLDGILSETIPIHGRGNFPTLELQPSLIVKVVRRRLAEKRIGVRDVRLNGSAASHVLHQDSGLGYKDLDLIFCADLRGEEEFQTVKDVVLDCLLDFLPEGVNKEKITPLTLKEAYVQKMVKVCNDSDRWSLISLSNNSGKNVELKFVDSLRRQFEFSVDSFQIKLDSLLLFYECSENPMTETFHPTIIGESVYGDFHEAFDHLCNKIIATRNPEEIRGGGLLKYCNLLVRGFRPASDEIKTLQRYMCSRFFIDFSDIGEQQRKLESYLQNHFVGLEDRKYEYLMTLHGVVNESTVCLMGHERRQTLNLITMLAIRVLADQNVIPNVANVTCYYQPAPYVADANFSNYYIAQVQPVFTCQQQTYSTWLPCN
- the Tent5a gene encoding terminal nucleotidyltransferase 5A isoform X2, encoding MAEGEGYFAMAEDELAGGPYIPLGGGGGDFSVGDFGGGGGGSGSLGGHCLDYCESPTAHCNVLSWEQVQRLDGILSETIPIHGRGNFPTLELQPSLIVKVVRRRLAEKRIGVRDVRLNGSAASHVLHQDSGLGYKDLDLIFCADLRGEEEFQTVKDVVLDCLLDFLPEGVNKEKITPLTLKEAYVQKMVKVCNDSDRWSLISLSNNSGKNVELKFVDSLRRQFEFSVDSFQIKLDSLLLFYECSENPMTETFHPTIIGESVYGDFHEAFDHLCNKIIATRNPEEIRGGGLLKYCNLLVRGFRPASDEIKTLQRYMCSRFFIDFSDIGEQQRKLESYLQNHFVGLEDRKYEYLMTLHGVVNESTVCLMGHERRQTLNLITMLAIRVLADQNVIPNVANVTCYYQPAPYVADANFSNYYIAQVQPVFTCQQQTYSTWLPCN